Proteins from a genomic interval of Deltaproteobacteria bacterium:
- a CDS encoding peptide deformylase → MSILKVTRLGHPVLRTVTKNLTAKEIQSPAMQKFIDDMVETMKEYDGVGLAADQVHESKQVCVLEVADNPRYPNKSKVPLTVLINPKITPIGEETEEDWEGCLSIPDLRGRVPRHKSIHVQALDRNGKSVDFVAHDFHARVIQHEYDHLNGRVYLDRMNDFSTLTFLQEFGRYWLR, encoded by the coding sequence ATGTCAATTCTCAAAGTCACCCGCTTGGGCCATCCGGTGCTGCGCACGGTCACGAAAAATCTTACGGCTAAAGAGATCCAGTCGCCGGCCATGCAAAAATTCATCGACGATATGGTCGAGACCATGAAAGAGTACGACGGCGTCGGCCTGGCGGCCGATCAGGTGCATGAATCAAAGCAGGTTTGCGTGCTCGAAGTGGCCGACAACCCGCGCTATCCGAACAAATCGAAAGTTCCGTTGACGGTCCTGATCAACCCCAAGATCACGCCAATTGGCGAGGAGACCGAAGAAGACTGGGAAGGCTGCCTGAGCATCCCCGATCTGCGCGGCCGGGTACCGCGCCACAAGAGCATTCACGTCCAAGCCCTCGACCGCAATGGCAAGTCCGTCGACTTTGTCGCCCACGATTTTCACGCCCGGGTGATCCAGCACGAATATGACCATCTAAATGGCAGGGTCTACCTCGATCGCATGAATGACTTTTCCACGCTGACGTTTTTGCAGGAGTTTGGCCGCTACTGGCTGCGCTGA
- a CDS encoding TIR domain-containing protein, which yields MERAVMYFFFSYSRQNNDSFLRDFFNDLNTAVKELVGEKNDAGFFDQKGLEPGELWESELEQALSQARVFIAAVTAGYVKSEYCGKEWAAFEARLSAYATAKNVVAPPLILPVYWHPSEEPLPESIGQRQYKFGDPKEIYNQKGLKYVYRLKQRFEMEQTNFVDALAAKIVSLYKQFGNFDQQPTVPKLADLASPFTHTAQTAAPGVPAVEAKGPKRVRFVFGAAKPGEITGAGKKNIQPYGAGGGEEWQPYFPGAKKIGSIARQTAALDELNLWSEQLDITQQLPIQIRDAENQRELVIMFIDSWTAGLPQYQAILQSFDQQNYLNCSVIVPWNENDPDNQQNNQQLLGALNATFQYRTRNQNDLYYRPLIKNEDELRKQLVDVLVRLRAEIINKSSPPQGNLPTNGGTRPLIEGPGS from the coding sequence ATGGAGAGAGCCGTCATGTATTTCTTTTTCAGTTACTCTCGCCAGAACAACGACAGCTTCCTGCGAGACTTCTTCAATGATTTGAACACCGCCGTGAAGGAACTTGTCGGCGAAAAGAACGACGCCGGGTTCTTCGATCAGAAAGGCTTGGAGCCAGGTGAGTTGTGGGAGAGCGAGCTCGAACAGGCGCTTTCACAAGCGCGTGTGTTCATCGCAGCCGTCACCGCGGGGTACGTCAAAAGCGAATATTGCGGCAAAGAGTGGGCCGCGTTTGAGGCCCGTCTAAGTGCCTATGCCACTGCCAAAAATGTCGTAGCGCCGCCGCTTATTTTGCCTGTCTATTGGCATCCATCCGAAGAGCCATTGCCAGAATCCATTGGCCAGCGCCAATACAAGTTCGGCGATCCCAAAGAGATCTACAATCAGAAGGGTCTAAAATATGTTTATCGATTGAAGCAGCGCTTTGAGATGGAGCAGACCAACTTCGTCGATGCGCTAGCCGCAAAAATCGTCAGCCTATACAAACAATTTGGCAATTTCGATCAGCAGCCTACGGTGCCCAAACTTGCCGACCTGGCCTCGCCGTTCACCCACACAGCGCAGACGGCAGCGCCTGGTGTTCCTGCGGTCGAGGCCAAAGGCCCCAAGCGGGTGCGCTTCGTTTTCGGTGCCGCTAAACCGGGCGAGATTACGGGCGCCGGCAAAAAGAATATTCAACCCTACGGTGCTGGAGGCGGAGAGGAATGGCAGCCCTATTTTCCCGGGGCAAAGAAAATCGGCTCGATTGCGCGGCAAACCGCCGCACTCGACGAGCTGAATCTATGGTCGGAACAGTTGGACATCACTCAGCAACTGCCCATCCAAATCCGCGACGCGGAAAACCAGCGAGAGCTTGTCATCATGTTCATCGATAGCTGGACTGCGGGCCTGCCGCAATATCAAGCCATCCTGCAATCCTTCGATCAACAAAACTATCTCAACTGCAGCGTTATAGTGCCATGGAACGAGAATGATCCGGACAATCAACAAAACAACCAACAATTGCTGGGCGCGCTCAACGCAACTTTCCAGTACCGCACGCGAAATCAGAACGATCTCTACTATCGCCCGCTAATCAAGAATGAAGATGAGTTGCGCAAACAGCTAGTGGACGTGTTGGTGCGCCTGCGCGCCGAGATCATTAACAAATCAAGTCCACCCCAAGGAAATCTTCCCACAAACGGTGGCACCCGGCCGTTGATCGAGGGCCCCGGCAGTTAG
- a CDS encoding mechanosensitive ion channel: MEWLLAGDSGYALGLVLAVIAALLLASKIVDWLLRKVQRRVTEWHREHRPPDQAQKSDSELSDQAQQVLGRMSQGVRLVLLLIALYVCVPAILSVFPASRHIAATLLPYAWTPVEQLIGGLIGFAPNLLSILVIAIVTRYLVRFIRFLLGEIDKGTIYVPGFHAEWAQPTPKLLCFLIVLFAVVLASPYLPGFGSPAFQGISIFLGVLLSLGSTAVVANLVAGTALIYMRAFNVGDRVKIADTFGDVIEKTLLITRVRTVKNVEVTIPNAMVLGNHMITYSGMTDETGLILHTTVTIGYDAPWRHVHERLIAAAKATACVKDDPAPFILQTALNDFTVAYELNIFTTEARLSLEILSELHQNIQDKFNEAGIEIMSPHFTSLRDGNSIAVPVEYLSKAAPAKSFRIVSDTIAK, translated from the coding sequence ATGGAGTGGTTGTTGGCCGGCGATAGCGGCTATGCTCTGGGCCTTGTATTGGCGGTCATTGCCGCACTTTTGTTGGCTAGCAAGATCGTCGATTGGCTGCTGCGCAAGGTGCAGCGGCGCGTCACGGAGTGGCATCGAGAACATCGCCCACCGGATCAAGCGCAGAAATCAGACTCGGAGCTCTCGGATCAAGCGCAGCAGGTGTTGGGGCGGATGTCGCAGGGCGTGCGCTTGGTTTTGCTGTTGATCGCGCTCTATGTTTGCGTGCCGGCGATTCTGAGCGTGTTCCCGGCAAGTCGGCACATCGCCGCGACTCTGCTGCCCTACGCCTGGACTCCGGTCGAGCAGCTAATCGGCGGATTGATCGGGTTTGCTCCCAACCTGCTGTCGATACTGGTCATTGCTATCGTCACGCGTTATCTGGTGCGCTTTATTCGCTTTCTGCTTGGCGAGATTGACAAGGGCACGATTTACGTTCCTGGATTTCACGCCGAATGGGCACAGCCCACTCCAAAGCTATTGTGCTTTTTGATTGTGCTCTTCGCCGTGGTCCTGGCGTCGCCCTACCTGCCGGGATTTGGCAGTCCGGCGTTTCAAGGCATTTCGATTTTTCTCGGCGTACTGCTCTCCCTTGGTTCGACGGCGGTGGTGGCCAATTTAGTCGCCGGCACGGCGCTGATCTACATGCGTGCATTCAACGTCGGTGACCGCGTCAAGATCGCCGATACCTTTGGCGACGTCATTGAAAAGACGCTGTTGATTACGCGCGTGCGCACCGTGAAGAACGTCGAAGTAACGATTCCCAACGCCATGGTGCTGGGCAACCATATGATCACCTACAGCGGTATGACCGATGAGACCGGCCTGATCCTGCACACGACGGTGACCATCGGTTACGACGCGCCCTGGCGGCATGTGCACGAGCGACTGATCGCCGCCGCGAAAGCCACGGCCTGTGTCAAAGACGACCCGGCGCCGTTTATCTTGCAGACGGCGTTGAACGATTTCACCGTAGCCTATGAGTTGAATATCTTCACCACCGAAGCACGGTTATCGCTGGAGATCCTTTCCGAGCTGCACCAGAACATCCAAGACAAGTTCAACGAGGCCGGCATCGAAATCATGTCGCCGCATTTTACCTCGTTGCGCGACGGCAACAGCATTGCGGTGCCGGTCGAGTATCTATCCAAAGCAGCGCCGGCGAAAAGCTTTCGCATTGTTTCGGACACCATTGCGAAATAG
- a CDS encoding TetR/AcrR family transcriptional regulator, whose translation MTRPSRNIDRLLIDTARELLPHMGCRGFSIRQLTERAGVNLGMFHYHFKTRDNFLSIVLQGVYEEMFSRLSFQAHAERAPVENLRAAANVLGRFLRDNRLLFRRLLPDAMAGDTVAQDFLRRNFPRHLGVMTGLIGDAQRAGELRRLPLFQAMAFLAGAVGMPIMMATAMLEGRFAPSIVDNLEQDVLSDTAIGQRVDMALAGLRPSSRQA comes from the coding sequence ATGACTCGCCCTAGCCGGAACATCGACCGGTTGCTCATCGACACCGCGCGCGAGCTGTTGCCCCACATGGGCTGTCGCGGCTTCTCGATTCGCCAGCTTACCGAGCGGGCGGGCGTCAATTTGGGCATGTTTCATTACCACTTCAAAACCCGCGACAACTTTCTCTCTATTGTGCTGCAAGGCGTGTATGAGGAAATGTTCTCGCGTTTGAGCTTTCAGGCTCACGCCGAACGTGCCCCCGTGGAAAATCTCCGCGCCGCCGCGAACGTGCTTGGGCGCTTCCTGCGCGACAACCGCTTGCTGTTTCGCCGGCTCCTGCCCGATGCAATGGCGGGCGATACGGTCGCGCAGGATTTCTTGCGCCGCAATTTTCCGCGACACCTTGGTGTCATGACGGGTCTGATCGGCGACGCACAGCGCGCCGGCGAACTCCGCCGACTGCCGTTGTTTCAAGCCATGGCGTTTCTCGCCGGCGCGGTGGGCATGCCGATTATGATGGCCACCGCCATGTTAGAGGGGCGCTTCGCGCCGTCGATTGTGGACAACCTTGAGCAAGACGTCTTGAGCGACACCGCAATCGGCCAGCGCGTCGATATGGCGCTCGCGGGTTTACGCCCCTCATCGCGACAGGCATAG
- a CDS encoding tetratricopeptide repeat protein: protein MTNTDNRAGRIVTFYSYKGGTGRSMMLANTTWLLASAGHDVLMVDWDLEAPGLHRYMAPFLTDPQMTDSNGLIDLVVAYAADAVGLQSKETPASAEWYRSKADVLEYAVSINWKYQSGGTLSLLSAGRQGGAYATKVNTFSWQNFYERLGGHAFFEALKASMRANFDFILVDSRTGVSDTAGICTVQFPDALVVCFTLNNQSIEGAAAVARSVQKQKGQEFRIYPVPTRLDNSESDKLLDRWKLAKERFAELLPTGYSASYWDDVANLYVPKFAYEEMLAPFANRFDDPANLNLLTHSCRLVAATFGVQVTPEVIDDEVRSNVLDHFAGRAAALSPEEARKYADEKKQKEQEEFARAVRQAQDETRLAEQQQRSAAVEQARAQAKQEAAVELNAAVRRKSWQWAALAAAVLIAVVSLFAITDYRRRQQTEAAEAAVRAGDEALNLNRGEEAIKAYTQAIADGQASAIVYAKRATALAKVGRTVDALRDWDKAVTLAPGDGKILQARAQTRLATGDSKGAVADLKELLQREPENLTVVELLARAHERDGQFAEAIPLYSQLLEKTTDLEARQRYLVSRADLHKKAGDKAKAIDDFRRIAKEFANTPTADYAVTQLKDLGVTPSPTPAKVAVAPVVFIQYMDAADETLAQSLRDVVQSQGIKVPTIQIKTGPRRGEIRYFHADDLTSAAKVKGIVERELAKRRSLVSLPIRPFDGLKLNARPGLIEVWLPDLKTVNERPVASLPSFDPEQRAPQQFLIPKR, encoded by the coding sequence ATGACCAACACCGATAACAGAGCCGGGCGCATCGTCACGTTTTACTCCTACAAGGGCGGTACCGGCCGTTCGATGATGCTGGCCAATACGACATGGCTTCTGGCAAGCGCGGGGCACGACGTGCTCATGGTGGATTGGGACCTCGAAGCACCGGGCCTGCATCGCTACATGGCGCCGTTTTTGACCGACCCACAAATGACCGACTCCAATGGCTTAATCGATCTGGTGGTGGCTTACGCCGCCGATGCCGTCGGCCTCCAATCGAAGGAGACACCAGCCTCAGCCGAGTGGTACCGCAGTAAAGCGGACGTGCTCGAATACGCGGTCAGTATCAATTGGAAATATCAAAGTGGCGGCACGTTGAGCCTGCTTTCCGCCGGGCGGCAAGGTGGCGCTTATGCGACCAAGGTCAACACTTTTAGTTGGCAAAACTTCTACGAACGCTTGGGCGGCCATGCTTTCTTCGAAGCACTCAAAGCCTCGATGCGCGCGAACTTCGATTTCATCCTGGTCGACAGCCGCACCGGCGTCAGCGACACGGCCGGCATCTGCACTGTGCAATTTCCCGATGCCCTAGTCGTGTGTTTCACGCTCAACAATCAGAGCATCGAAGGGGCAGCGGCGGTTGCACGATCGGTGCAAAAACAGAAAGGTCAAGAGTTTCGTATCTATCCAGTACCCACACGTCTCGACAATAGCGAATCAGATAAGCTTCTCGATCGTTGGAAACTGGCGAAGGAGCGTTTTGCTGAGCTATTGCCAACTGGCTACTCTGCCTCCTACTGGGACGACGTGGCCAATCTTTACGTGCCGAAATTTGCTTACGAGGAGATGTTAGCCCCCTTCGCCAATAGGTTTGACGATCCGGCAAACCTTAACCTGCTGACACACTCGTGCCGATTGGTGGCCGCGACGTTCGGCGTCCAAGTAACCCCCGAAGTCATCGACGACGAGGTGCGCAGCAATGTCCTCGATCATTTCGCCGGCCGCGCCGCGGCCTTATCGCCGGAAGAGGCGCGTAAATATGCCGACGAGAAGAAACAGAAAGAGCAGGAGGAGTTTGCGCGCGCGGTTCGTCAAGCGCAGGACGAAACTCGTCTCGCCGAACAACAACAACGCAGCGCGGCGGTCGAACAAGCCCGGGCCCAAGCAAAGCAAGAAGCGGCGGTCGAGCTGAACGCCGCGGTGCGCCGCAAGAGCTGGCAGTGGGCTGCTCTTGCGGCAGCCGTGTTGATTGCAGTCGTGAGTTTGTTCGCCATCACCGACTACCGCAGACGCCAGCAGACCGAAGCTGCGGAGGCGGCCGTCCGCGCCGGCGATGAAGCCCTAAATCTAAACCGCGGCGAGGAAGCGATCAAAGCCTACACTCAGGCCATAGCCGACGGACAAGCAAGCGCCATCGTCTACGCCAAACGGGCCACCGCCCTAGCAAAGGTGGGGCGAACGGTAGACGCGCTGCGCGATTGGGACAAAGCCGTAACCTTAGCGCCGGGCGATGGCAAGATCCTCCAGGCTCGGGCGCAAACGCGCCTCGCCACCGGTGACAGCAAAGGCGCAGTTGCCGACTTAAAAGAACTGCTCCAGCGCGAACCCGAGAATCTTACCGTTGTCGAGCTTCTGGCGCGCGCCCATGAGCGAGACGGCCAATTTGCCGAGGCGATTCCCCTCTACTCTCAACTCCTCGAGAAAACCACCGACCTGGAAGCCCGACAGCGCTACCTCGTCAGCCGTGCCGATCTGCATAAGAAAGCGGGTGACAAAGCCAAGGCCATCGATGACTTTCGTCGGATTGCCAAAGAGTTCGCCAACACGCCGACTGCCGACTACGCAGTAACCCAGCTCAAAGATCTCGGGGTGACACCATCGCCAACACCAGCGAAAGTTGCCGTGGCGCCTGTTGTTTTCATCCAATACATGGACGCCGCCGATGAAACGCTCGCGCAATCCCTGCGCGACGTCGTTCAGAGTCAGGGCATCAAGGTGCCGACGATTCAAATCAAGACCGGACCGCGGCGAGGCGAAATTCGCTATTTCCATGCCGATGACTTGACGAGTGCGGCCAAGGTGAAGGGCATCGTCGAAAGAGAGTTGGCAAAACGGCGCAGCCTGGTGTCGTTACCGATTCGGCCGTTTGACGGGCTCAAACTAAACGCTCGCCCCGGACTCATCGAAGTTTGGCTGCCGGACTTGAAGACGGTCAACGAACGCCCGGTCGCAAGCCTGCCTTCGTTTGATCCCGAGCAGAGAGCGCCGCAACAGTTTTTGATTCCAAAGAGATAA
- a CDS encoding biotin/lipoyl-binding protein encodes MSGSRWLKRGIWIAAVLALMLAAVSLWRARGTEVALTQPRTQTIVQSLVVSGRVSSIAKVDISATITGRVETVLVREGDGVRAGQALVELDSAELRAALAQAKTAEANASARLRTQQQMSAPMAKQALAQAEARLRAAERDLKRQRELFDRGFI; translated from the coding sequence ATGAGTGGGTCACGATGGTTGAAGCGCGGGATCTGGATCGCCGCGGTGCTCGCGCTGATGCTCGCGGCAGTCTCGCTATGGCGTGCGCGCGGCACCGAAGTCGCGCTGACGCAGCCGCGCACGCAAACCATCGTGCAGTCGTTGGTTGTCTCCGGCCGGGTATCCAGCATCGCCAAAGTGGACATCTCAGCGACCATCACCGGTCGCGTGGAAACCGTCCTGGTGCGCGAGGGCGATGGAGTCCGCGCCGGCCAAGCGTTGGTCGAGTTGGATAGCGCCGAGTTACGCGCTGCGCTGGCGCAAGCCAAAACCGCCGAGGCCAACGCTAGCGCGCGCTTGCGCACCCAGCAGCAGATGAGCGCGCCCATGGCCAAGCAAGCCCTCGCCCAGGCCGAAGCCCGTCTACGTGCCGCCGAGCGCGACCTCAAGCGCCAGCGCGAACTGTTCGACAGGGGTTTCATCTAA
- the cofH gene encoding 7,8-didemethyl-8-hydroxy-5-deazariboflavin synthase subunit CofH yields MDFPHLQTSLTRLLSTLSPTTAGIIDRAVSGDDLSIDEATHLFDAEGSELLALAAAADYLRAQTVGDVVTYVINRNINFTNVCVKACGFCAFSRGHLAEEGYFLPIDEILRRAGEARELGASEVCVQAGLAPGMEGWHYVKLCRALKEAFPDLHIHGFSPEEVLYGSTLTGASIREYLMALKDAGVGSLPGTSAEVLVDDVRQQISPGRITAERWIELIQTAHDVGIPTTSTIMYGHIESSRHKAMHLAILRDIQKRTGGITEFVPLSFVYEEAPMSQRKKLTSLRRGASGAEVMKMYAVSRLMLNNHIPNLQVSWVKEGPKLSQIALLAGANDFGGTLINESISTAAGAGYGQLMKPSQFRGMIREMGRIPAERSTTYRKVRVFETEEQTVDLLDQVDDNDERFGSYQNLIRLKGYRFRDFYRDNKQAKQ; encoded by the coding sequence ATGGATTTTCCGCACCTGCAGACTTCTTTGACGCGGCTCTTGTCGACGCTGTCGCCGACGACGGCGGGTATCATCGATCGCGCCGTTTCTGGCGACGATTTGTCCATCGATGAAGCAACCCACCTGTTCGACGCTGAAGGCTCAGAGCTCCTAGCCTTGGCCGCCGCGGCGGATTATCTGCGCGCACAAACCGTCGGCGATGTGGTTACTTATGTCATCAATCGCAATATCAACTTCACCAACGTCTGCGTCAAAGCCTGTGGTTTTTGCGCCTTTAGCCGCGGTCATTTGGCCGAGGAAGGTTACTTTCTACCCATCGATGAAATCCTGCGCCGCGCCGGCGAAGCGCGCGAACTCGGCGCCAGCGAGGTGTGCGTCCAGGCGGGCCTCGCTCCCGGCATGGAGGGCTGGCACTACGTCAAGCTTTGCCGCGCGTTGAAAGAGGCGTTTCCCGATTTACACATCCATGGTTTTTCGCCAGAAGAAGTACTTTATGGCTCGACGTTGACCGGCGCCAGCATCCGCGAGTATCTCATGGCCTTGAAAGACGCCGGCGTCGGCAGTCTGCCTGGCACTTCGGCCGAAGTGTTGGTCGACGACGTGCGCCAGCAGATATCGCCGGGGCGGATCACCGCCGAGCGGTGGATCGAGCTGATCCAGACGGCGCACGATGTCGGCATCCCCACCACTTCGACGATCATGTACGGCCATATCGAATCGTCGCGCCACAAGGCGATGCATTTGGCGATTCTCCGCGATATCCAGAAGCGCACCGGCGGCATCACTGAGTTCGTGCCGTTAAGCTTTGTCTACGAAGAAGCGCCGATGTCGCAGCGCAAGAAGCTGACCTCTTTGCGCCGCGGCGCCAGCGGTGCGGAAGTGATGAAGATGTACGCCGTGTCGCGCCTCATGCTCAACAACCATATCCCCAACCTGCAGGTTTCCTGGGTCAAAGAGGGCCCCAAGCTGTCGCAGATTGCCCTCCTCGCCGGCGCCAACGATTTCGGCGGCACGTTGATCAATGAGAGTATCTCGACGGCTGCCGGAGCCGGCTACGGCCAATTGATGAAGCCATCGCAGTTCCGCGGCATGATTCGCGAGATGGGCAGAATTCCCGCCGAGCGCTCGACTACGTATCGCAAAGTGAGAGTCTTCGAGACCGAGGAACAGACTGTCGACCTGCTCGACCAGGTGGATGACAACGATGAGCGCTTCGGTTCCTATCAAAATTTGATCCGCCTAAAAGGATACCGCTTTAGAGACTTCTACCGCGACAACAAACAAGCCAAGCAGTAG
- a CDS encoding HAMP domain-containing protein: MNRRFLPPLFLATLLCLATANVFLVLYGPEALHGMTSGLPNGLRWVDQISRSSGWLSTIDSKPLIFAVVALTGAVLSGLFFRRTLRLGSGQVEAAASGGTARAIVTLDSAAIVRPNPPLLRRKLIVACAAILLLFAGSAIGWVFYAIPGLLQHQPVREGRALAAVLAEAVAPHVVANDPAQARALLLKQLSRKELAYLVIADNLENLWAHTGKRPEVAAAFARPSFDEDGQRVVTFQGAVVYDLRAPIREGHAGMVHIGVRQDRLKEESLRLVWTISLAIIAMLCVVFGAAYCLLARISRPLERLSLQVWKVSEGCVTRPIDTDTPGPIGDVATRFEGLRQELGSSLQRLSEREKPRVSQSLL, from the coding sequence ATGAACCGCAGGTTCTTACCGCCGCTGTTTCTCGCCACGCTGCTGTGCTTGGCGACCGCCAACGTATTTCTAGTGTTGTATGGGCCTGAGGCTTTGCACGGGATGACTTCGGGATTGCCCAATGGACTTCGCTGGGTCGATCAAATTTCGCGTTCGAGCGGCTGGCTATCTACCATCGACTCTAAGCCGCTTATCTTCGCTGTCGTTGCGCTGACAGGGGCCGTGCTATCGGGGCTTTTCTTCCGCAGAACGTTGCGACTTGGGTCTGGTCAAGTAGAGGCGGCTGCATCCGGCGGCACGGCGCGCGCGATTGTCACTTTGGATAGTGCCGCGATCGTGCGCCCTAACCCGCCGCTGCTGCGCCGTAAGCTAATCGTCGCTTGTGCGGCGATACTGCTGCTCTTCGCCGGCAGCGCCATCGGCTGGGTGTTCTATGCCATTCCGGGCTTGTTACAACACCAACCGGTGCGTGAGGGTCGTGCTCTGGCGGCGGTGTTGGCAGAAGCGGTTGCTCCTCATGTGGTGGCGAACGATCCCGCTCAAGCACGGGCGCTCCTATTGAAGCAATTGTCGAGAAAAGAGCTCGCCTATCTGGTTATTGCCGACAACCTGGAAAACCTCTGGGCGCATACTGGGAAACGGCCCGAGGTCGCTGCGGCATTTGCGCGTCCCAGCTTCGATGAAGACGGTCAGCGGGTGGTCACCTTCCAGGGGGCCGTGGTTTACGATTTGCGCGCACCCATACGCGAAGGCCACGCCGGTATGGTGCACATTGGCGTGCGGCAGGATCGTTTAAAAGAAGAGAGCCTGCGTCTTGTCTGGACGATCAGCCTCGCCATCATAGCCATGCTCTGTGTAGTCTTCGGCGCTGCCTATTGCCTCCTCGCGCGAATTAGCCGGCCGTTGGAGCGCCTATCGTTGCAAGTGTGGAAGGTCAGCGAGGGCTGTGTGACCCGGCCCATCGACACCGACACGCCGGGTCCCATTGGTGATGTGGCAACGAGATTCGAAGGCTTGCGCCAAGAACTGGGCAGCTCTTTACAGCGTTTATCGGAGCGAGAAAAACCGCGCGTGTCGCAAAGCCTCTTGTGA
- a CDS encoding ABC transporter permease, producing the protein MMKLGFEWKLALRFLGEGRFQSTLIIAGVTLGVAVIVYITSMLAGLQGNMIRNLLDTQAHIVVRPPDEIVRPQLPSADTARAIQPRAQRVLSIDNWQTYLRYIERVPSIIITSPLASGSALAVRGEATRGITLFGVELERYARIVALRDKLQEGEFRLGAGEALIGVELAKDFALRMGDRFNITTEAVSEPFLVSGILDLGNRQANRTNVYINLHAGQNLLKLPGGITSLELRVGDIYKAETIAQELQAGTGLKVESWMTTNGQLLSTLRGQDVTTIFIRAFVALIVVLGIASVLIVSVVQKQKEIGILRAMGASRGQMTRVFLMQGAIVGVIGFILGSVLAYLLIEAFITFVKGTDGNPIFPIIFLPETALSTCLLAIAAGVIAAIAPARRAAKLDPAQAIRG; encoded by the coding sequence ATGATGAAGCTTGGTTTTGAATGGAAGCTCGCGCTGCGCTTTTTGGGCGAAGGGCGATTTCAGTCGACGCTGATCATCGCCGGCGTGACGCTGGGCGTGGCGGTGATCGTCTACATCACCTCCATGCTCGCTGGCTTACAGGGCAACATGATCCGCAATCTGCTCGACACGCAAGCGCACATCGTGGTGCGTCCCCCAGATGAAATCGTGCGGCCGCAGCTCCCCAGCGCGGACACGGCGCGGGCGATACAGCCGCGCGCACAGCGCGTGTTGTCGATCGACAATTGGCAGACGTATTTGCGCTACATCGAGCGCGTGCCCAGCATTATCATCACCTCGCCCCTGGCGAGCGGCTCGGCGCTGGCGGTGCGCGGCGAGGCCACGCGCGGCATCACCTTGTTCGGCGTGGAGCTGGAGCGCTACGCGCGCATCGTCGCGCTGCGCGACAAACTTCAAGAGGGCGAGTTTCGCCTCGGCGCCGGCGAAGCCCTGATCGGCGTCGAACTGGCAAAAGATTTCGCGCTGCGCATGGGGGATCGCTTCAACATCACGACCGAGGCGGTCAGCGAGCCGTTTCTGGTCAGCGGAATTCTCGATCTGGGCAACCGCCAAGCCAATCGCACCAACGTTTACATCAACCTGCACGCCGGGCAGAACTTGCTGAAGCTGCCCGGAGGCATCACCAGTTTAGAGTTGCGCGTAGGCGACATCTACAAAGCCGAAACCATTGCCCAAGAACTGCAAGCCGGCACAGGTCTCAAGGTAGAGAGCTGGATGACCACCAACGGGCAACTACTGTCGACCTTGCGCGGTCAAGATGTGACCACGATTTTCATCCGCGCCTTCGTCGCTCTGATTGTAGTGCTCGGTATCGCCAGCGTGCTGATCGTCAGCGTAGTGCAAAAGCAAAAGGAAATCGGCATTCTGCGTGCCATGGGTGCCTCGCGCGGCCAGATGACGCGCGTGTTCCTGATGCAAGGTGCCATCGTCGGCGTGATCGGCTTCATCCTGGGTTCGGTGCTGGCGTACTTGTTGATCGAAGCGTTCATTACCTTTGTCAAAGGCACGGACGGTAATCCGATCTTCCCCATCATCTTTTTACCGGAGACCGCGCTGTCGACGTGTTTGCTGGCGATTGCCGCCGGCGTCATTGCCGCGATCGCGCCGGCGCGCAGGGCCGCCAAGCTCGATCCGGCGCAGGCGATTCGAGGCTAG
- a CDS encoding efflux RND transporter periplasmic adaptor subunit, whose amino-acid sequence MSQATAARELAEARLAQATLRAPAAGRAIRRDVEPGVVVQPNRALPLLSLAIAGETRLIAQIDEKNLAGLALGEVAAASADAFPEQRFEATLFYLAPGVQADRGTVEGRFRVDRAPEFLRDDMTVSIEIVMGRRDNALTIPSAALREKDGQRFVLVINGHVATLREVKTGLSAPGTVEILSGLSAADQVITAGNVAAGTRVRPARARPKTASEAPPGMR is encoded by the coding sequence TTGAGCCAAGCCACTGCTGCGCGCGAGCTTGCCGAAGCGCGCCTGGCGCAGGCGACGCTGCGCGCGCCGGCGGCTGGCCGTGCGATTCGCCGCGACGTTGAGCCAGGTGTGGTGGTGCAACCCAACCGCGCCCTGCCGCTACTGAGTTTGGCCATCGCTGGAGAGACGCGGCTCATCGCGCAGATCGACGAGAAAAATCTCGCCGGCTTGGCGCTGGGCGAAGTCGCCGCCGCCTCGGCCGATGCCTTCCCGGAACAACGTTTTGAAGCCACGCTTTTCTATCTCGCGCCCGGGGTCCAAGCCGACCGCGGCACTGTGGAGGGGCGTTTCCGCGTCGATCGGGCGCCGGAATTTCTGCGCGACGATATGACGGTGTCGATTGAAATCGTCATGGGCAGGCGCGACAACGCGCTCACCATTCCCAGCGCGGCGCTGCGTGAAAAAGACGGCCAGCGCTTTGTGCTGGTGATCAACGGTCATGTTGCCACCCTGCGCGAAGTCAAAACCGGTCTGAGCGCGCCGGGGACCGTGGAAATCCTCTCGGGCCTGAGCGCGGCGGATCAAGTGATCACCGCAGGCAATGTTGCAGCGGGCACCCGCGTGCGTCCGGCGCGGGCGCGACCAAAGACCGCGTCCGAAGCGCCGCCGGGCATGCGCTAG